The following are from one region of the Anomaloglossus baeobatrachus isolate aAnoBae1 chromosome 1, aAnoBae1.hap1, whole genome shotgun sequence genome:
- the LOC142262052 gene encoding LOW QUALITY PROTEIN: dynactin subunit 1-like (The sequence of the model RefSeq protein was modified relative to this genomic sequence to represent the inferred CDS: inserted 2 bases in 1 codon; deleted 1 base in 1 codon), producing MRTAAQRISGSEAPAMLKTLPSFTQSALDCMGVEVSRLRAFIQLGQDTSDFFVLLKDLETSCSDIRQFCKKIRRRMPGTEAAGIPAALSFGPQVSETLLDCRKHLKCVVAVFQEVAAAGAQMIAPLGENEGLQALRLEDVAFKAAEQIYGTQGSNPYECLRQSCAILIATMNKMATAMQEGEYDAEKPQSKSPPPVEQRAAALRAEITDAEGLGLKLEDRETVIKELKKSLKIKGEELSEANVRLSLLEKKLDRRRQGGRRPSEKIQTKLEETQTLLRKKERSFEETMDALQADIDQLESEKAELRQRLSNQSKRTIEGLRGSPVASIVSGVVGGVPAGQSVLNGSGPVQVKDSPLLLQQIDTLRLSVKHLKHENNRLKAKHIKEELSLLPPLNVSKLTLPXQRAAGAMSGTLYRKTSQLLDTLQQMSANSKVVDITHKKGGNPATQLLEQTARLQTLSDTIDKLKDEVLQETVSQCPGGNVPTDFATFPSSDFIKAKEEKLADTVLVGKVTLRCQPGQGQIHRLVLTPEQLHHLHERLIC from the exons TTTACACAGAGCGCTTTGGACTGTATGGGGGTAGAAGTGAGCAGGCTGCGCGCCTTCATACAG CTGGGGCAGGACACCTCGGACTTCTTTGTGCTGCTGAAGGATCTGGAGACGTCTTGCAGCGACATCCGTCAGTTCTGTAAGAAGATCCGGCGGCGGATGCCGGGCACAGAGGCGGCAGGGATCCCGGCGGCGCTCAGCTTCGGGCCGCAG GTATCGGAGACCCTCTTAGACTGCCGTAAGCACCTGAAGTGCGTGGTGGCTGTGTTCCAGGAGGTGGCAGCCGCGGGGGCGCAGATGATTGCCCCTCTAGGAGAGAACGAGGGGCTACAGGCTCTGAGACTGGAGGACGTGGCCTTTAAAGCTGCAGAGCAG ATTTACGGCACGCAGGGCAGCAACCCGTACGAGTGCCTCCGCCAGTCCTGCGCCATCCTGATCGCCACCATGAACAAGATGGCCACCGCCATGCAGGAGGGCGAGTACGACGCTGAGAAGCCGCAGAGCAAG TCCCCTCCCCCGGTGGAGCAGCGAGCGGCCGCCCTGCGAGCCGAGATCACGGACGCTGAGGGGCTAGGATTGAAGTTAGAAGATAGAGAGACAGTCATTAAGGAGTTAAAGAAATCACTGAAGATAAAG GGTGAGGAGCTGAGTGAAGCCAACGTGCGGCTGAGTCTTCTGGAGAAGAAGCTGGACAGGCGCCGCCAAGGAGGCCGACGACCGAGTGAGAAGATCCAAACCAAGCTGGAGGAGACGCAGACGCTGCTGAGGAAGAAAGAGA GGAGTTTTGAGGAGACCATGGACGCGCTGCAGGCCGAC ATCGACCAGCTGGAGTCCGAGAAGGCCGAGCTGCGCCAGCGCCTTAGCAACCAGTCCAAACGCACCATCGAGGGCCTGCGCGGCTCCCCCGTGGCCTCCATCGTGTCTGGCGTGGTTGGAG GTGTGCCAGCCGGCCAGTCTGTGCTGAATGGCTCCGGCCCGGTGCAGGTGAAGGACTCGCCCCTACTGCTGCAGCAGATCGATACCCTGCGGCTTTCCGTGAAGCACCTGAAACACGAAAACAACCGGCTGAAG GCTAAACACATAAAGGAGGAGCTGTCTCTGCTGCCTCCACTGAACGTATCCAAACTGACCCTCCC TCAAAGAGCGGCAGGAGCCATGAGTGGCACGCTGTACCGCAAGACCAGCCAGCTGCTGGACACCCTGCAGCAGATGAGCGCCAACTCCAAGGTGGTGGACATCACACACAAGAAGGGCG GTAATCCCGCGACCCAACTGCTGGAGCAGACGGCCCGCCTGCAGACGCTGAGCGACACCATTGATAAGCTCAAG GACGAGGTTCTGCAGGAGACGGTCTCGCAGTGCCCCGGAGGAAACGTCCCCACAGATTTTGCCACGTTCCCATCATCAGACTTCATAAAG GCCAAAGAGGAGAAGCTGGCGGACACGGTGCTCGTCGGGAAGGTGACGCTCCGCTGCCAGCCGGGGCAAGGGCAGATCCACCGCCTGGTCCTAACCCCTGAGCAGCTGCACCACCTCCACGAGCGGCTGATCTGCTGA